Within Longimicrobium sp., the genomic segment TCGGGCATGAAGGTGCCGATAAGGGCGAGGAGGAGGAGGATGCCTCCGAGCACGATCCCCGCGATGTTGAGCCCGGAGTAATTGGCTTTCACCGGCGCCGGGTGCGAGCTCCGTGCGTTCGCCTCGTTGACCGTGTGCTGCACCGAGAGAAGTGGAAGGAAGCTCAGCAGGCCGACGAGCCAGAGCGGGTCCGGCAGCTGGGTTACGAGGTTCAGCAGGAAGTAGGCGATCGCCATCGCCGCCGCGCTCCAGCCGGGCGTCACACCCCAGTGGCGGACCTCGTCGTCCACGTCCGAGAAGAGCGAGTACGCGAAGAAGGGCGCGAAGATCGCCCGCAGCGGCGCCGTGACGCCGCGCCTGCGCAGCTCGTTGCGCAGTCTCCAGTTGCGGTAGAACCAGTAGACGTGGTACAGTCCAAAGGTGCACACCGACATGAATAGGAGCTTAGTCCCGCTCATCGGGTGCAATGCGACTTCGGCGGTGTCGCTGAGTCGACCGGCGCGGGCGGGGGAGGGGTAAATGCGTTGGCGTGCTGCGGCCGTCCGCAGCGCACGCGGGCGGGCGCGAGCGAAGACACCTGCGCTCCGCAGTCAGGGCAGGATACCAGCGTCATGGTTCGGATTCGGAGGGTGGCGGGATCGAAACGAGGGGCTCCGCAATTCTCGTCGCCTGGGCGCGGACACCAGCCTGGGCGCTGACCGGAGTCCCTCCGCACACCGACGGGTGGCGAATCCTGGACGCCGGAGTGACGAAGAGACCCTCCGCGACTATCTTGCCCGCCGAGGGTTTTCCTTTAAAGTGCGCTTCGAGGCTGCCCGCCGCCCCCATCCTTCTCCCGCGCCACCCGGAGCCCTTTGAGCGCACCCGCCCCCGCTGCTCGCTACGACCGCTCGATCGTGGAGGGGCCGCTGCGCCCCGCAGTCTGGAAGCTGGCGTGGCCCGGGATGCTGGCCAACGTCGTTGGGGGGCTGCAGGGGATGGTGGACCACGTGATGGTGGGGCACATGGTGGGGTACGCGGGGAACGCCGCCATCGGGGTGGCGTGGCAGATCTTCCTGGTGGTGATCGCCTTCATCTCGTCGCTCTTCACCGGGATGGGAGTGCTGGTGGCCCGCGCCGCCGGCGCACGCGACTCCGCCCGGGTGGACCGCGTGGTGTACCAGGCCTTCCTCACGGCGCTGGGGATCTCGGTGGGGATCATGGCGCCCCTGGGGTACTTCCTGGCGCCGTGGCTGCTGGACCGGGTGAACGCCGCGCCCGCGGTGCAGGCGGAGGCGCTCCCCTTCCTGCGCGTGATGTTCCTGTTCAGCGGCGGGATGCTCGTGTTCTTCATGCTGGGCGGGGCGCTGCGCGCGGCTGGAGATGCCCGCACTCCCATGGTGCTGGGCTTCGTCATGACGGCGCTCAACCTGGGGCTCAACCTCATCCTGATTCCCGCCTTCGGCACGGTGGGCGCCGCCATGGGGACCACGATCGCGTCGGGGCTGGTGGCGGCGTACGCGCTCTTCCGGCTGGTGCGCGGCGGGTGGGTGGTGTCGTTCCCGCGGGGTGGCGGGTGGGGGCCGGACTGGGGGGTGATCCGCGCCCTCTTCGGTTTTGGGCTCCCCACCGGGATCCAGGGGATCGCCATGAACGTGGGCGGGGTGCTGATGCTGGCCTACATCGGCTCGCTGGCCCAGAGCGCCGCGGCGCAGGCGGCGTACGCGGTGTCGTACGGGCAGCTCTTCTCGCTTATCACCTGGACGTCGGTGGGGCTGATGGGCGCCGCGGCCGCCGTCGCCGGGCAGAACCTGGGCGCGGGCCAGCCGGACCGCGCCGCCGCCGCCGTACGCGTGACGGCCGGGATCGGGCTGGGCGGAGCGGCCGTCGTGGGGGCGCTCTTCCTCGCCGCCCCGCGCGTGCTGCTGGCGATCTTTGGGATGGACGAGCCCGCCGCGGTGGAGCTGGGCGTCCAGCTTCTGCAGGTGCTGGGTGTCTCGGGGATGTTCGTGGCGGTGGCGCTCACCTACACGGGCGGGCTCCAGGGCACGGGCGACACACGCGGGCCGCTCTACATCTCCGTGGCTTCGCAGGTGGTGCTGCCGCTGGGGATCTGCTTCGTGATCCGGCGCACGGGGACGCTGGATCCCATCGACGTCTGGCTCGCCATCCTGGCCGGTCACGTGGCGCGGTGCACGCTGAGCGTACTGCGCTTCAAGCAGGGCCGCTGGCGGGCGATCACCGTCGAAATCGCCCACGCGCCGTCGTCCTGAACACGACCGCTGCCGCGAAGAACCAACGAGGGAAGTCTCACGCAGAGGCGCAGAGACGCAGGGAGAGAACAACAGAGAACAGCATCACACAGAGGCCACAGAAGGAACTGAAAGCCACAGAGAACCCTCCTTCTGTTCTTCCTCTGTGGCTCTGTGTCTCTGTGTGAGCCATGCAGTTGCGGTCCTCTCCTGCGTCTCTGCGCCTCTGCGTGAGACCAGTCGTTACGTTTTTCCGTGACTGGGATCAGAGCGTGCGCTCGTCCACGTAGCACCAACCCCAGCGGTCGCCCGGCTCGGCGGAGCGCATGATGGGGTGCAGGGTGGAATGGAAGTGCGCCGACGCGTGGCGGTTCGGGGATGAATCGCAGCATCCCACGTGGCCGCACGTCATGCAGATGCGCAGGTGCACCCAGCGGTCGCCGGTGCGCAGGCATTCCTCGCAGCCGCGGGCGCTCGGATGCACCGGACGCACCCGGGCCACGTGGCCGCACGCGGTGGCGGGTGCGAACGTCACCGTG encodes:
- a CDS encoding MATE family efflux transporter: MSAPAPAARYDRSIVEGPLRPAVWKLAWPGMLANVVGGLQGMVDHVMVGHMVGYAGNAAIGVAWQIFLVVIAFISSLFTGMGVLVARAAGARDSARVDRVVYQAFLTALGISVGIMAPLGYFLAPWLLDRVNAAPAVQAEALPFLRVMFLFSGGMLVFFMLGGALRAAGDARTPMVLGFVMTALNLGLNLILIPAFGTVGAAMGTTIASGLVAAYALFRLVRGGWVVSFPRGGGWGPDWGVIRALFGFGLPTGIQGIAMNVGGVLMLAYIGSLAQSAAAQAAYAVSYGQLFSLITWTSVGLMGAAAAVAGQNLGAGQPDRAAAAVRVTAGIGLGGAAVVGALFLAAPRVLLAIFGMDEPAAVELGVQLLQVLGVSGMFVAVALTYTGGLQGTGDTRGPLYISVASQVVLPLGICFVIRRTGTLDPIDVWLAILAGHVARCTLSVLRFKQGRWRAITVEIAHAPSS